A window of SAR116 cluster alpha proteobacterium HIMB100 genomic DNA:
TTGGCCAGAAAGACGCAACAGATGATGAGGTGGTCGCCGCCGCCAAGGCCGCAGCAGCTGACGCGTTTATTCAGCAATTACCGCAAGGATATAATACTTATGTTGGGGCGACCGGAAACAAATTGTCCGGCGGCCAGCGTCAGCGTGTAGCCATTGCCCGGGCGATGCTGAAAGATGCGCCGATATTGCTGCTTGATGAGGCGACCAGTGCGCTTGATGCGCAGTCAGAACAGCTGGTCCAGGAGGCGCTGGACAGGTTGTCAGCCGGCCGGACTACAATCGTGGTCGCACATCGACTGGCGACAATACAAAAGGCTGACAAGATTTTAGTTCTTGACAAAGGCCAGATTATCGAGGCTGGCACGCACCAGACCTTGCTGCAAAAAAAGGGGCTTTACGCTCATCTATGCGCGTTACAGTCATTTTCCTGATTGCGCATATTATTCGCGTCTCAGGAATTGATCTGTCAGTCGGTCTGCCCAGGATGAAGACAGAAATTCTGCCTGTAATTGCTCTGGGTCATAGACTTCTTCAACCCAGTCAAAAAATGCCATGCCTTTTTCTTCATAAGGCGCATAAGCAGCCAGAAATGCATCCAGCAAGCCTGTCTTGGCCTGCTTGACATGAAGATAGCGGAAGGAGAGCTGTTTGGCAGCCTCGGCTACAGGTCTGCCTTTATGGATCAACAGATATAACGCTGACATCAGCCCGGCCCGGTCTGCCCCAGACTTGCAATGCAGCAAGGTAGGCCCGTCAAGGCGGTCAAATAAGGCCTTTGTATCATACAG
This region includes:
- a CDS encoding protein tyrosine/serine phosphatase (PFAM: Putative phosphatase (DUF442)), yielding MTSSSRSSTFAPAHGRRGMRDWVELMAKDHGVLRLWWHNLHQIDEDMWRSNQPTPGRVEQAAKLGIRTIVNLRGARSDGGWRLEAEACARHGLDLVDFTARSRAAPDKQMLYDTKALFDRLDGPTLLHCKSGADRAGLMSALYLLIHKGRPVAEAAKQLSFRYLHVKQAKTGLLDAFLAAYAPYEEKGMAFFDWVEEVYDPEQLQAEFLSSSWADRLTDQFLRRE